Proteins co-encoded in one Apteryx mantelli isolate bAptMan1 chromosome 4, bAptMan1.hap1, whole genome shotgun sequence genomic window:
- the SLC39A13 gene encoding zinc transporter ZIP13 isoform X2 — MTKQKLLLDGTLSLLLIVACEAQQLPKGHVATSSGPLCEKEAESWGKLFSNERLDAWICSLIGSFMVGLSGVFPLLVIPFETGAALRSEAGSHRLKQLLSFAIGGLLGNVFLHLLPEAWAYTCSATAGEGQSFQQQKLLGLWVIIGFLTFLALEKIFLEKEEKDFPGVGSDSKAPEEKIPNGSGFPLQKVAGRPQRAGTVSAQCNGSSLQSLPTDNRIKVGLLTTMAILLHEIPHEVGDFAILLRAGFDRWSAAKMQLSTALGGILGACFAICAQSPKGAGETVAWILPFTSGGFLYIALVNVVPDLLEEKNPWNSLQQVLLLCTGITVMVLLSLTTE; from the exons ATGACAAAGCAAAAGCTTCTGCTTGATGGGACACTCTCCTTGCTTCTGATCGTGGCTTGTgaagctcagcagctcccaaaGGGTCATGTTGCCACTAGTTCTGGTCCTCTGTGTGAGAAGGAGGCTGAGTCCTGGGGAAAACTTTTCAGTAATGAGCGGCTGGATGCCTGGATCTGTTCCCTCATTGGCtcattcatggtggggctgagcggGGTCTTCCCCTTGCTGGTGATTCCTTTTgaaacaggagctgctctgcgttCAGAAG ctGGATCACATCGTTTGAAGCAGTTGTTGAGCTTTGCAATTGGTGGGCTACTGGGGAATGTGTTTCTGCACCTGCTTCCTGAAGCTTGGGCCTACACATGCAGTGCAACAGCAG GAGAAGGGcagagctttcagcagcagaaacTTCTTGGGCTCTGGGTGATCATTGGTTTCCTGACCTTCCTGGCACTAGAGAAGATCTTcctagagaaagaagagaaggattttCCAGGTGTG GGCTCTGATTCTAAAGCACCAGAGGAGAAGATTCCCAATGGAAGTGGCTTCCCCCTTCAGAAGGTGGCAGGCAGACCCCAAAGAGCAGGAACAGTTTCAGCTCAGTGTAATGGCTCCTCTCTCCAGTCTCTTCCAACAGACAACAGGATCAAG GTTGGGCTCCTAACCACAATGGCAATTCTCCTGCATGAAATCCCACATGAG GTAGGGGACTTTGCAATCCTACTTCGGGCTGGGTTTGACCGCTGGAGTGCAGCCAAGATGCAGCTTTCCACAGCTTTAGGGGGGATTCTAGGAGCCTGCTTTGCAATATGCGCTCAGTCACCAAAAGGAGCAG GGGAAACAGTAGCCTGGATCCTTCCTTTCACTTCTGGAGGATTTTTGTATATTGCCTTGGTAAATGTTGTGCCTGATCTCCTGGAGGAAAAGAATCCTTG GAACTCCCTACAGCAAGTTCTGCTCCTGTGTACCGGCATTACAGTCATGGTGCTACTCTCGCTCACAACAGAATGA
- the SLC39A13 gene encoding zinc transporter ZIP13 isoform X1 produces MTKQKLLLDGTLSLLLIVACEAQQLPKGHVATSSGPLCEKEAESWGKLFSNERLDAWICSLIGSFMVGLSGVFPLLVIPFETGAALRSEAGSHRLKQLLSFAIGGLLGNVFLHLLPEAWAYTCSATAGEGQSFQQQKLLGLWVIIGFLTFLALEKIFLEKEEKDFPGVGSDSKAPEEKIPNGSGFPLQKVAGRPQRAGTVSAQCNGSSLQSLPTDNRIKISGYLNLLANTIDNFTHGLAVAASFLVSRKVGLLTTMAILLHEIPHEVGDFAILLRAGFDRWSAAKMQLSTALGGILGACFAICAQSPKGAGETVAWILPFTSGGFLYIALVNVVPDLLEEKNPWNSLQQVLLLCTGITVMVLLSLTTE; encoded by the exons ATGACAAAGCAAAAGCTTCTGCTTGATGGGACACTCTCCTTGCTTCTGATCGTGGCTTGTgaagctcagcagctcccaaaGGGTCATGTTGCCACTAGTTCTGGTCCTCTGTGTGAGAAGGAGGCTGAGTCCTGGGGAAAACTTTTCAGTAATGAGCGGCTGGATGCCTGGATCTGTTCCCTCATTGGCtcattcatggtggggctgagcggGGTCTTCCCCTTGCTGGTGATTCCTTTTgaaacaggagctgctctgcgttCAGAAG ctGGATCACATCGTTTGAAGCAGTTGTTGAGCTTTGCAATTGGTGGGCTACTGGGGAATGTGTTTCTGCACCTGCTTCCTGAAGCTTGGGCCTACACATGCAGTGCAACAGCAG GAGAAGGGcagagctttcagcagcagaaacTTCTTGGGCTCTGGGTGATCATTGGTTTCCTGACCTTCCTGGCACTAGAGAAGATCTTcctagagaaagaagagaaggattttCCAGGTGTG GGCTCTGATTCTAAAGCACCAGAGGAGAAGATTCCCAATGGAAGTGGCTTCCCCCTTCAGAAGGTGGCAGGCAGACCCCAAAGAGCAGGAACAGTTTCAGCTCAGTGTAATGGCTCCTCTCTCCAGTCTCTTCCAACAGACAACAGGATCAAG ATTAGTGGATACCTCAATCTGCTGGCCAACACCATTGATAACTTTACACATGGCCTAGCAGTAGCAGCCAGCTTCCTGGTTAGCAGAAAG GTTGGGCTCCTAACCACAATGGCAATTCTCCTGCATGAAATCCCACATGAG GTAGGGGACTTTGCAATCCTACTTCGGGCTGGGTTTGACCGCTGGAGTGCAGCCAAGATGCAGCTTTCCACAGCTTTAGGGGGGATTCTAGGAGCCTGCTTTGCAATATGCGCTCAGTCACCAAAAGGAGCAG GGGAAACAGTAGCCTGGATCCTTCCTTTCACTTCTGGAGGATTTTTGTATATTGCCTTGGTAAATGTTGTGCCTGATCTCCTGGAGGAAAAGAATCCTTG GAACTCCCTACAGCAAGTTCTGCTCCTGTGTACCGGCATTACAGTCATGGTGCTACTCTCGCTCACAACAGAATGA